The region GAATCCGAGATTGGCAAAGCAATTCTGAATTGCGATGACAATGGTCCTGCGGTAATGATGATTGTAAACATGGCAATGGATCCTGCGGCAGGTCCGGTAGCAATTGGAAGATTGTTCTCGGGCACACTCAAAGACGGAATGCCAGTGCATCTAATTGATACTAAACGAGAGGGAAAAATCCAATCTGTGAACTTTTTCATGGGCAACCAGAGAGAAATGGTCGGGGAATTGGGAGCAGGAAACATTCCGGCGTTGCTTGGACTAACTGAAGCTCGAGCGGGACAGACATTATCTACTGTTAAAGACGTTTCAATCTTTGAAGGAATCAAATATGTCTCAGAGCCTGTCGTACAAATCGCAGTCGAGGCAAAATATCCTAAAGACCTGCCAAAACTAGTCGAGGCACTGCGAAGAATCACAATCGAGGATCCAAACCTTGTAGTCAAAATCAACGAGGAATCTGGCGAAACAGTGATTGCCGGAATGGGCGTCTTACACCTAGAAATTGCCACATCACTAATTGCTGATGCAGGCGTGCAGATTGTAACATCACAACCACTCATCAACTATAGAGAAACAATTCAGAATGAATCTGAAGTGGTAATGTCAAAATCGCCAAACAGACACAACAAGATTTTCATGAAAATAGAACCACTAGAGCCAGAAATTGCAGACATGATTCGTGCAGGGCAATTATCTGAAATGAAGGACAAAAAGGAAATGGAAAACGTCCTCAAATCAAAGGGCTGGGACACCGATACCGCAAAGCGTGTAATGAGATTTGATTCTCGAGGAAACATTATGATCAACGGCACCAAAGGTGTCCAGTTTATTCAGGAATCATCTGATTCCATTCTGTCTGGATTCGAAGAGGTAATGAAGGAAGGACCGCTTGCAAAAGAGCAGGTCAGAAACTGCAAGTTCACATTTACTCACTTTGTACCCCACGAGGACACTGCACACAGGGGTCTATCACAATTATCGCCGGCATCAAGAAGAGCATGCATGGCAGCAATGCTCAAGGCAAATCCAATTCTGCTAGAGCCAATGCTTGGAATTGAGGTCAGAGTACCGCAAGACATGATTGGCAATGTTGCAACAGTGCTATCTGGAAAACGCGGCAAGGTGCTTGATATGCAACAAAAAGGCATCACCAGTATTATTACTGGAGAGATTCCGGCTTCAGAGACATTTGACATCTCAGAGGTAATGAGGGGACAGACTGCTGGAAAAGCAATGTGGAACACTCACTTTAAGGCATGGACTCCAATGCCAAAATCAATTCAGGCAAACCTGATTGCTGATACTCGAAAGAGAAAGGGTCTTTCACCAGAGCCACCAACGGCCGATGAATTCATAGACAAAGAGTAAAAATGCGTTCCCCCTCGTTTGAGAGGAAAACACACGTCTTAACTTGCATTACTATGTTGTAGAAACGATTGTAATGCAAATTCTTCCCACACACGAGTTTTATCGCGAAGAGAAATGCCACCAAAAGTATTATGTCAAGTGTGGAATATCAAAATAATCGTGAGCAATTCCCCAAAAGAACTAGCACAAAAATTCTTTACAGATACTGTATCTACATATGATTCTGTAGCAAAATACGCCACACTGGGGCAGGATAAAAAATGGAAATCATACATTATAAAAAAAATCAGAGGCGATTCAATACTGGACCTAGCATGCGGAACAGGAATCCTAACCAGAATGATTGCACAAAAATTCCCAAAATCGCAAATTTTGGGAATTGACATTTCACAAAACTATCTGGATGTAGCAATTAAAAATTCCAATTTTTCAAATGTGTCGTTTTTGAATCAGGATGCTGAAAAACTAAGCCTGGAAAAAAAATTTGACTCTATAGTATCATCATATATTCCAAAATACTGTGATGCCAAAACCCTAATTCAAAAATGCGTCATACATCTCAATAAAGACGGCAGGATTATCTTGCATGATTTTGCATATCCTAAAAGTAAGCTGGTGCAAAAATTCTGGCATGCATTATTTGCAATGCTGCAAATTTGTGGCAAATTCATTCCCAGCTGGTCGTTTGCATTTGCAAATCTTCCCGGGCTTGTAAAATCCTCTGACTGGATAGAGCAATACAGAGCAGAGCTAAAATCCGCTGGATTTGAGGTGGAAACAAAGTATTTTGCATTTGGATGCAGTTGTGTAATTACTGCAATTCTAAAACAATAAAGAAAATACCAGTAAAGCCAATTACTCCTAGACTAATAATTTTGAGAATTGTCGCCTGTTTTTTTATAATTTTCTGGTCGGCATTGCCATATAATGCGCCCTTGTATTTTTTTGACGTCCTAATTAGTGCCAGGGTCAGTGCGCCAGCAATCGCACCAAGAATCACCGTCTGAATAGAAATGGAATTTGTCTGGATTGCCGAGCCTGCAAACACGGGCAAAATTCCCCATGATATAACAGTCCAGAAATTATTGTGAAATCTTCCCTTGAATAGCTCCAGATTATACGCAAAGAGGAAAAAACCCTCGGCAATTCCTATTGGAATCAAAAGCGGCGAATCCAATATGGAATAGTAAATTCCAATTGCAAATGCTAATCCTAGGATTGTAATTGCCAGAGCTGCAATTTTTCGCTTTGGCAGCTCACCCCATGGCTTGGTCTTGCCGCCAACTGCATCTAGCAAATGCGCAGATACGCCCAGTGCTAGAAAATAGATCACAGCAATAGCTATGGTCCTCTCTGGGGCAAAATTCTCTACTAGTGAGCCCCAAATAGCAAAGCATGTGACAATTCCAGTGTATGGCAAAAACAAAATTCCCACTGCGCGCCTGAAATTTCTAGGACCGAACTTGGGCACAAACCACTCGCCAGTCCTGTCTTGCATGTAATAGTTGCTACAATCTCTGAATATATGCAAATCCGATCATAGTCGTTTAATATTGCAAATTTATCTAAATTATAATGGCAAAATACCGCAAATACATAACAAAAGGAATTCTAGAGTCTCTCCACAAGGTTCCGGGCCATTCAAAGGCGCCAATTCGCAGGACCCTGATGTTAGGCAAATCCCAGATTCCAGAGTCTAAAATCCACCTGGCAGTGCACGAGGTAAATGCAACTCGGAAAAAAATTCCGCCATATACAACTCTGCACAGCCACAATGTAGATGAAATCGACCTGATAATTCCCCAAGGCGGTAAGCTGGTATATCAAATACAGCTAGAAGATGAAACTTACAAAATTACAGCACCGTGCACTGTGTTCATTCCAAAGAAATTACGCCACAAGGCAAATGTTGTCTCTGGCAAGGGAATCTTTGTGTGCATGATAATGTCCAACAAGTACAAGACCTTTTAGAAAAATGGACAAAAAAATTGCCAAAATACTGGACCAGCTAGGAAAGCAGGCAAGATACGAGGACAAGCACTATGAAAAGATCCCACACGAAAACAGGATGCTTGCAATTACTGAGGATACGGGACTATTCTACAATGGAATAATCCGGGCTATGAAGCCAAAGAGAATCCTGGAAATAGGACTATCTGTTGGATATTCTACAATTTGGTTTGCAGAGGCAATAACGAATTCCTCAAAGATAATTTCCCTAGAGCAAAACCCGCAAAAAATTGCTAGGGCAAGGCATAATTTCAAGCAGGCAGGAGTCTCGCAAAAAATCCAAATAATTCAGGGCAATGCAAAGCAGCTCCTGCAAAAAATGCTAGATGATTTTAAAACAAAAAAAGCCAGGCAATACTATGACTTTGTATTCATTGATGCAGACAAGGAAAACTATCCGTTTTATTTCAAGGCAGGACTGGCAATGCTAAACAAGGGCGGAATTATCTGCGCTGATAATATTTTGTATCCTACTAGATATCAAAAGTCCATAAAAAAATACCTGGCAATGGTCATGAAAAACAAAAGCGTCCAGACAATAGTCATTCCAATTGGAAACGGGCAGCAGTTTTCAGTTAAAACAAAGTAGGTTTACTGCTACGACTAATCCGAATAGAATTTTACCGCTCATTGGCTCTTTTTGATTAGAATTGAGGCGATTCGACATTATAGTATATAAAATCGCAGCAAACATCTATACTAAAAAAATCTAATTGCCACCAGTAACTGAATCAAAAAATCCCACTGCAATGCGAAATAACTCAAATGAGAATCTTGATTGCAAGTCTTGGATTGTATTTCTTAACGTCCTTAATCATCGACGCTACCCCAGAGTGAAGCAGCTGAGTCGTCTTTTCAATTATTTTTTCCTCCTCGTACTGATAGGAGAACAAGCCCTTGTTTATGGAATCTATAATGTGAGATCTTAGATAGGGTAGATCATAATCAATATCAAATTTTTTATTTCTAATTGCGACCACACGCGGGTAAAAATCACGAGCGAATTTTTCGGTTATGTATTTTCGAATTTCAGCATCATTATTCCTTGCAGACTGCCACCATTTCGAAGAGATGTCTTGGTATAAGACAATCTCGTTTGATATCAGATTTGTTATAAAATAACTAATTTGGTCTTCTGAATAATAACATGAATCATTGTAAAGCCGTTCGGCCACAAACAGATAATTCTTCAATGATATTAAATGGATTCTAGTTCGTTGATTCTAATTGTTAGCAGCAGAACAAAATTCTATAACCATTATATAGTATTAGTAGCGAATTACGCTATGGAGTCATTCATAAATAAAATCTATACAGCATTTCCAAAAAACAAAGCCATTGCACCCGTTGATGAGACTGTTTACACACATTGGAACTTTCAGAACTTTCAAGACTCCAAATACATCAACATTTTAGCTGACAGATCTGATTTGTATGCTCTGAGCATAATGATAGAAAACTATGCCGCCAAGCACTCACGACCTCTAGTTGCCGCATTTGAGGATGAGGCTAGATACAAGTACGTAGAAGGCAGATACATGAAACTAATGAAGAGCCTCCCGAAAATCTGGATTATTGGTAATTTTAACAACCCATACTTGGCGCAGACAATTCCACCTCATGCAACCGTGGTTTCATGTGTTGGAACTAGCCTCAAGACAGTATGGATGGTCGTCACTCGTGATCAAAATGGCCCAGTCGGTTTGGTTGCAGAAGATGTCGGCGAAGGCAAGTTCAGTGGCTTTTTCTCGACTGAAAATGCAATTGTAAAGTATGCAATAGACATGGCAGCCTATGAGTTAAAAACCGAAATCGATGTCA is a window of Nitrososphaerota archaeon DNA encoding:
- the fusA gene encoding elongation factor EF-2; translated protein: ESEIGKAILNCDDNGPAVMMIVNMAMDPAAGPVAIGRLFSGTLKDGMPVHLIDTKREGKIQSVNFFMGNQREMVGELGAGNIPALLGLTEARAGQTLSTVKDVSIFEGIKYVSEPVVQIAVEAKYPKDLPKLVEALRRITIEDPNLVVKINEESGETVIAGMGVLHLEIATSLIADAGVQIVTSQPLINYRETIQNESEVVMSKSPNRHNKIFMKIEPLEPEIADMIRAGQLSEMKDKKEMENVLKSKGWDTDTAKRVMRFDSRGNIMINGTKGVQFIQESSDSILSGFEEVMKEGPLAKEQVRNCKFTFTHFVPHEDTAHRGLSQLSPASRRACMAAMLKANPILLEPMLGIEVRVPQDMIGNVATVLSGKRGKVLDMQQKGITSIITGEIPASETFDISEVMRGQTAGKAMWNTHFKAWTPMPKSIQANLIADTRKRKGLSPEPPTADEFIDKE
- a CDS encoding methyltransferase domain-containing protein, encoding MPPKVLCQVWNIKIIVSNSPKELAQKFFTDTVSTYDSVAKYATLGQDKKWKSYIIKKIRGDSILDLACGTGILTRMIAQKFPKSQILGIDISQNYLDVAIKNSNFSNVSFLNQDAEKLSLEKKFDSIVSSYIPKYCDAKTLIQKCVIHLNKDGRIILHDFAYPKSKLVQKFWHALFAMLQICGKFIPSWSFAFANLPGLVKSSDWIEQYRAELKSAGFEVETKYFAFGCSCVITAILKQ
- a CDS encoding 2-isopropylmalate synthase, with amino-acid sequence MAKYRKYITKGILESLHKVPGHSKAPIRRTLMLGKSQIPESKIHLAVHEVNATRKKIPPYTTLHSHNVDEIDLIIPQGGKLVYQIQLEDETYKITAPCTVFIPKKLRHKANVVSGKGIFVCMIMSNKYKTF
- a CDS encoding O-methyltransferase; the encoded protein is MDKKIAKILDQLGKQARYEDKHYEKIPHENRMLAITEDTGLFYNGIIRAMKPKRILEIGLSVGYSTIWFAEAITNSSKIISLEQNPQKIARARHNFKQAGVSQKIQIIQGNAKQLLQKMLDDFKTKKARQYYDFVFIDADKENYPFYFKAGLAMLNKGGIICADNILYPTRYQKSIKKYLAMVMKNKSVQTIVIPIGNGQQFSVKTK